Proteins encoded within one genomic window of Brenneria nigrifluens DSM 30175 = ATCC 13028:
- a CDS encoding trypsin-like serine peptidase, whose amino-acid sequence MRISAWLLCSLSLVPLFNWAESGDVSAAQRQQILFFNHDDRDSVPDVTQWPWQAIGQLETASGNLCTATLISPHLALTAGHCVLTPPDGEPDRPVTLRFLATDSGWRYETTDLEALVNKKLSDLLEADGQGWVVTPAAAPWDYALIRLAQTPPDITPLPMWQGSRQALVQALAQNKHRVTQAGYPEDHQNTLYRHQDCLITGWIQSAVVSHRCDTLPGDSGSPLVLHTASGWVLMGIQSSAPAAGDRDKADNRAVAVTAIRQALETLAQKSGVLPSRPGVVK is encoded by the coding sequence ATGCGCATATCAGCCTGGTTGCTATGTTCATTATCTCTCGTCCCCCTTTTCAACTGGGCCGAAAGCGGCGATGTCAGCGCAGCGCAACGGCAGCAGATCTTATTTTTCAACCATGACGATCGGGATAGCGTGCCCGACGTCACCCAGTGGCCGTGGCAGGCCATCGGCCAGCTTGAAACCGCCAGTGGAAATCTGTGCACCGCTACGCTTATTTCGCCGCATCTGGCGCTTACCGCCGGGCATTGCGTGCTAACCCCGCCCGACGGCGAGCCGGACCGCCCGGTCACGCTGCGTTTCCTGGCGACCGATAGCGGCTGGCGCTATGAAACCACGGATCTTGAAGCCCTGGTGAATAAAAAACTGAGTGACCTGCTGGAAGCGGATGGCCAAGGCTGGGTGGTTACCCCCGCCGCGGCGCCGTGGGATTACGCGCTCATCCGGCTGGCGCAAACGCCCCCGGACATTACGCCGCTCCCCATGTGGCAAGGGAGTCGTCAGGCGTTAGTACAAGCATTGGCGCAAAATAAACACCGCGTTACCCAGGCAGGCTATCCGGAAGATCATCAGAATACGCTGTATCGTCACCAGGACTGCCTTATTACCGGCTGGATTCAATCTGCGGTGGTATCGCACCGCTGCGATACCTTGCCGGGCGATAGCGGTTCGCCGCTAGTATTGCACACGGCCTCCGGATGGGTATTGATGGGCATTCAAAGCTCGGCGCCCGCCGCCGGCGACCGCGATAAGGCGGATAATCGCGCCGTCGCCGTTACGGCAATCCGCCAGGCGTTGGAAACGCTGGCCCAAAAATCGGGCGTGCTGCCATCGCGCCCCGGAGTCGTCAAATAA
- the asr gene encoding acid resistance repetitive basic protein Asr, protein MNKVLVMIAGATLGLSFVTFAADTVSSAPAPAATTSAPAKTLHHKKQVKKANTAEQKAQAAKKHVKKDKAAQPTATTPAAR, encoded by the coding sequence ATGAATAAAGTATTAGTGATGATCGCGGGTGCGACTCTGGGTCTCTCTTTCGTCACCTTTGCCGCCGACACCGTCAGCAGCGCGCCGGCCCCGGCGGCGACAACTTCCGCCCCGGCCAAAACCCTTCACCATAAAAAGCAGGTGAAAAAAGCCAATACCGCGGAGCAAAAAGCGCAGGCGGCAAAAAAGCACGTTAAGAAAGACAAAGCGGCGCAACCGACCGCCACCACGCCGGCCGCCAGATAA
- a CDS encoding alpha-galactosidase, producing MNNTFVRLVSRHSDIVLRCYPYAEIIYWGRHLHAYQPEATAALNRPIANSRLDNDAPLTLCPENGRGLFSVPGMEGNRNGRDWSPVFTTRSHQLDDNALTIVGEDAAAGLRLVSELRLCPDSGVLQTRNTLTNLRGGLYRVDRLAATLPLPERANEIMAFNGRWIKEFQRHSLKLEHGGYIQENRRGRTSHEYFPALIAGKVGFSEQQGEVWGVHLAWSGNHRLRADCKSDGRRQLQAEALYFSGEITLDADQSVTTPWVYASYSAHGLNGMSDNFHRYVRRHIIPTLASKPRPVHLNTWEGIYFNHDPDYLIRMVENAAKIGIERFIIDDGWFKGRNNDLSSLGDWYIDADKYPQGLQPVIDAVRDQGMEFGIWVEPEMVNPDSDLYRNHPDWVLKLDGYPLLAGRNQLLLDLSNPAVYDYLLERLNWLLGEHNIDYVKWDFNREMVQPGHRGHPAQTRQTERLYRLFDQINARFPAVEFESCASGGGRIDYEILQRCHRFWPSDSNDALDRLQIQRGMSYFFPPEVMGAHIGGNPCHTTSRTHSINFRGLTALFGHMGVELDPVTEPQSAQQAFARYIALYKQLRPLLHSGTLLRLDHPDKATLINAVISQDQRQAVVVLSQLALPEYALCGSVQIPGLQPQTQYKLEVLDMPDSLRKERNHTMKQYPAWLKQPMTLSGDWLEKAGIALPILDPESALLLRLTALS from the coding sequence ATGAATAATACCTTTGTCAGGTTAGTCAGCCGTCACTCGGATATTGTTTTACGTTGCTATCCCTATGCGGAAATCATTTATTGGGGCCGGCACCTGCATGCCTATCAGCCGGAGGCGACTGCGGCGTTAAACCGCCCGATCGCCAACAGCCGTCTGGATAACGACGCGCCATTGACCCTTTGCCCTGAAAACGGCCGCGGATTATTCAGCGTGCCGGGCATGGAAGGGAACCGTAACGGTCGGGACTGGTCGCCGGTATTTACCACCCGCAGCCACCAGCTTGACGACAACGCGCTGACGATTGTCGGCGAGGATGCCGCCGCCGGTCTGCGGCTGGTCAGCGAGCTACGGCTTTGCCCGGACAGCGGCGTATTGCAAACCCGCAATACGCTGACCAATCTCCGCGGCGGCCTCTATCGGGTCGATCGGCTGGCGGCGACGCTCCCGTTGCCCGAGCGCGCCAATGAAATCATGGCGTTCAACGGCCGCTGGATCAAAGAGTTCCAGCGCCACTCGCTCAAGCTGGAGCACGGCGGCTATATTCAGGAAAACCGGCGCGGCAGAACCTCCCATGAGTATTTCCCCGCGCTGATTGCCGGCAAAGTGGGGTTCAGCGAACAGCAGGGAGAAGTCTGGGGAGTGCATCTGGCATGGAGCGGCAATCATCGCCTGCGCGCCGATTGTAAAAGCGACGGCCGCCGCCAGCTGCAGGCCGAAGCGCTCTATTTTTCCGGTGAAATCACGCTGGACGCCGATCAAAGCGTGACCACGCCCTGGGTGTACGCCAGCTATTCCGCCCACGGTCTGAACGGCATGAGCGACAACTTCCACCGCTACGTGCGCCGGCACATTATTCCGACGCTGGCGAGCAAGCCGCGCCCCGTTCATCTCAATACCTGGGAGGGGATCTACTTTAACCACGATCCCGACTACCTCATCCGCATGGTGGAAAACGCGGCTAAAATCGGCATCGAACGTTTTATTATCGATGACGGCTGGTTTAAAGGGCGCAACAACGATCTCAGTTCGCTGGGGGACTGGTATATCGACGCCGATAAATACCCTCAGGGGCTGCAGCCGGTGATTGACGCGGTTAGAGATCAGGGGATGGAGTTCGGCATCTGGGTCGAACCGGAAATGGTCAATCCGGACTCCGATCTATACCGCAATCACCCGGACTGGGTGCTGAAACTGGACGGCTACCCGCTGCTGGCGGGACGGAATCAGCTGCTGCTCGACCTGTCGAACCCGGCGGTCTATGACTATCTGCTGGAGCGTCTGAACTGGCTGCTGGGGGAACATAACATCGACTACGTAAAATGGGACTTCAACCGCGAGATGGTACAGCCCGGTCACCGCGGGCATCCTGCGCAGACGCGGCAAACCGAGCGGTTATATCGCCTATTCGACCAGATCAACGCGCGCTTTCCGGCGGTGGAATTTGAATCCTGCGCGTCGGGAGGCGGACGGATTGATTATGAAATTCTGCAACGCTGTCATCGTTTCTGGCCGTCGGACAGTAATGATGCGCTCGACCGCCTGCAGATCCAGCGGGGAATGAGTTACTTTTTCCCACCGGAGGTCATGGGCGCGCACATTGGCGGTAATCCCTGCCATACCACCTCCCGCACGCACAGCATCAATTTCCGCGGGCTTACCGCGCTGTTCGGCCATATGGGGGTTGAACTGGACCCGGTTACCGAACCCCAGTCGGCGCAGCAGGCGTTCGCCCGCTATATCGCCCTGTATAAGCAACTGCGCCCCCTGTTGCATAGCGGCACGCTGTTACGCCTCGACCATCCCGACAAGGCCACGCTGATCAATGCGGTTATCTCCCAGGACCAACGGCAGGCGGTGGTGGTGCTCAGCCAACTGGCCTTGCCGGAATACGCCCTGTGCGGCAGCGTGCAAATCCCCGGCCTGCAACCGCAGACGCAGTACAAGCTTGAGGTGCTGGACATGCCCGACAGCCTGCGCAAAGAGAGGAATCACACCATGAAGCAGTACCCGGCGTGGCTTAAACAGCCGATGACGCTGAGCGGCGACTGGCTGGAGAAGGCCGGCATTGCCCTGCCGATCCTCGATCCCGAGTCGGCCCTGCTGCTGCGGCTTACCGCGCTAAGCTGA
- a CDS encoding MFS transporter, which yields MSDASEEKSYWGNRNFWLFGLFFFFYFFIMASYYPFFPIWLHDVNNLSKTDTGIVFGSISLFALAFQPIMGPLSDKLGLKKNLMWIIVALLVLFAPFFIYIFSPLLKYNIFIGALIGGCYLGFVFTGGSHAIEAYIEKVSRHSNFEYGRTRMFGCIGWALCATVVGMLYSVNNELIFWMASGCALVLAVLLFFARPDQESTAYVVDKLGANKPPFNLKSAIELLKKPALWFFILYIVGVACIYDVFDQQFANFFTTFFATKQQGTEIFGFVTTGGELLNATVMFFAPVIISRIGSKNALLLAGAIMSVRILGSAFATTAVEVVFLKILHMFEVPFLLVGSFKYITQVFEVRFSATVYLIGFCFSKQLSMIFMSVFAGRMYDSMGFQNTYLVLGGIVLTFTIISAFTLSGRGVVESIRSYFKSDKQIA from the coding sequence ATGAGCGACGCAAGCGAAGAAAAATCCTATTGGGGAAACCGTAATTTCTGGTTGTTCGGGCTCTTTTTCTTCTTCTATTTTTTTATCATGGCTTCCTATTACCCGTTCTTTCCCATCTGGCTGCATGATGTTAATAATTTAAGCAAAACCGATACCGGCATCGTCTTCGGCAGTATTTCGCTGTTTGCCCTGGCTTTCCAGCCGATCATGGGGCCGCTATCCGACAAACTCGGCTTAAAAAAGAATCTGATGTGGATTATCGTCGCACTATTGGTGCTGTTTGCCCCCTTCTTTATTTATATTTTCAGCCCGCTGTTAAAATACAATATTTTTATCGGCGCCTTGATCGGCGGCTGCTATCTGGGCTTTGTCTTTACCGGCGGTTCTCATGCGATTGAAGCCTATATTGAAAAGGTCAGCCGCCACAGTAATTTCGAATACGGGCGTACCCGCATGTTTGGCTGCATTGGCTGGGCGTTATGCGCCACCGTGGTGGGCATGCTGTATAGCGTCAATAATGAATTAATATTCTGGATGGCCTCCGGCTGCGCGCTGGTGCTGGCCGTTTTGCTGTTTTTCGCCCGCCCGGACCAGGAGTCCACCGCTTATGTCGTCGATAAACTGGGCGCCAACAAGCCGCCGTTCAATCTGAAAAGCGCCATTGAATTGCTAAAGAAACCGGCCTTATGGTTCTTTATTCTGTATATCGTCGGCGTGGCTTGTATTTACGATGTGTTCGACCAGCAATTCGCCAATTTTTTCACCACCTTCTTCGCCACTAAACAACAGGGAACGGAGATATTTGGCTTTGTCACCACCGGCGGTGAATTACTCAACGCCACGGTGATGTTTTTCGCCCCGGTGATTATTTCCCGTATCGGCAGTAAAAATGCGTTACTGCTTGCCGGCGCCATTATGTCGGTGCGTATTCTCGGTTCCGCGTTTGCCACCACGGCGGTGGAAGTGGTGTTCCTGAAAATATTGCATATGTTTGAAGTGCCGTTCCTGTTGGTCGGCTCGTTTAAATATATTACCCAGGTATTTGAAGTGCGCTTTTCCGCCACTGTGTATCTGATTGGTTTCTGTTTCAGTAAACAGCTGTCGATGATTTTTATGTCCGTCTTCGCCGGTCGCATGTACGACAGCATGGGTTTTCAAAATACCTATCTGGTGCTGGGCGGCATCGTTCTGACGTTCACCATTATTTCAGCCTTCACCCTTTCCGGCCGCGGCGTTGTCGAAAGTATTCGTTCTTATTTCAAAAGCGATAAGCAAATCGCCTAG
- a CDS encoding LacI family DNA-binding transcriptional regulator, with amino-acid sequence MSLKKIANELGLSSTTVSRALNGYDDVAAATRERIVEAAKRLGYQPNSLARRLKMGKTDAVALAYPSRPRVLNNSTFLEMIGWIGIELAKFGIDLLLIPDERDHTHHSLTRLVETRRVDALLVAHTQPEDHRLDYLQQQKFPFLALGRSNLSQPYAWFDFDNYAGSAMAVTRLAELGHRRIAFLGTDARLSYVEQRLQGYIDTLAGRSLPQPADYIQQVEPDRRGGYQATRRLLALAAPPTAIITDCNMLGDGAASALQQAGLLGKQGISLISYDGLPDDTLLDIAVTPIVQNTRTSVGKQIAGMIHKLLLGADPQRLQVLWQPEIGRGETDCPPER; translated from the coding sequence ATGTCATTAAAAAAGATCGCTAACGAACTGGGGCTTTCCTCCACCACCGTCAGTCGCGCATTGAATGGCTATGACGATGTCGCCGCGGCGACGCGGGAGCGGATTGTGGAAGCCGCCAAACGCCTGGGCTATCAGCCTAATTCGCTGGCCCGGCGCCTGAAAATGGGGAAAACCGACGCCGTGGCGCTGGCGTACCCTTCGCGGCCGCGGGTACTCAACAATTCGACGTTTCTGGAGATGATCGGCTGGATCGGCATCGAACTGGCGAAATTCGGCATCGATTTGCTGCTTATTCCAGACGAGCGGGATCATACCCACCATTCGCTTACCCGTCTGGTGGAAACCCGCCGGGTGGATGCGCTGCTCGTCGCCCATACCCAGCCGGAAGATCACCGTCTGGACTATCTGCAGCAGCAGAAATTCCCTTTTCTGGCCCTGGGACGCAGCAATTTATCCCAACCTTATGCCTGGTTTGATTTTGATAACTATGCGGGCTCCGCCATGGCAGTAACGCGACTGGCGGAGTTGGGGCACAGGCGCATCGCTTTTCTGGGCACCGACGCTCGGCTCTCTTATGTGGAGCAGCGTCTGCAAGGCTATATCGACACGCTGGCCGGGCGCTCGCTGCCGCAACCGGCGGATTATATCCAGCAGGTGGAACCCGACCGTCGCGGCGGCTATCAGGCGACTCGGCGCCTGCTGGCGCTTGCGGCGCCGCCAACGGCGATTATCACCGACTGCAATATGCTGGGAGACGGCGCGGCCAGCGCGCTGCAACAGGCGGGCCTGCTGGGAAAACAGGGAATATCGCTGATCTCGTATGACGGCCTGCCGGATGACACGCTGCTTGATATCGCCGTGACGCCGATCGTGCAGAATACCCGCACCAGCGTCGGTAAACAGATTGCCGGCATGATCCATAAGCTACTGCTGGGCGCCGATCCTCAGCGTCTCCAGGTTTTATGGCAGCCGGAGATCGGCCGCGGGGAGACCGACTGCCCGCCGGAGCGATAA
- the folM gene encoding dihydromonapterin reductase, giving the protein MAIFPSAPVLITGGARRIGLALARSFLARGIPVIVSRRTAYPELEALTQQGAICLPADFSTTEQIYAFAARVKALTPRLRAIIHNASSWQAESADIPPEKTLAEMLQIHVYTPYLLNQLLEPCLRGQGVAGADIIHLTDYVVEKGSDKHIAYAASKAALDNMTRSFARRLAPEVKVNAIAPALIMFHQHDGEQYRRQALDKSLMKIAPGEEEIVRLVDYLLASRYITGKTLGLDGGRSLR; this is encoded by the coding sequence GTGGCAATTTTTCCTTCCGCCCCCGTATTGATTACCGGCGGCGCCCGGCGCATCGGCCTTGCCTTGGCCCGTTCGTTTCTGGCGCGGGGTATTCCGGTTATCGTCAGCAGACGTACGGCTTATCCCGAGCTTGAGGCATTGACGCAACAAGGCGCCATCTGCCTGCCCGCCGATTTCTCCACCACCGAGCAGATTTACGCCTTTGCCGCCCGGGTCAAAGCGTTGACGCCGCGCCTGCGGGCCATTATCCACAACGCCAGCAGCTGGCAGGCGGAAAGCGCGGATATTCCACCGGAAAAAACGCTGGCGGAAATGCTGCAGATCCATGTTTACACCCCCTATTTACTTAACCAGTTGCTGGAGCCCTGCCTGCGCGGTCAGGGCGTCGCCGGGGCCGATATCATTCATCTGACCGACTATGTGGTGGAAAAAGGCAGCGATAAGCATATCGCTTATGCCGCCAGTAAAGCCGCGCTGGATAATATGACCCGCTCGTTCGCCCGCCGGCTGGCGCCGGAAGTCAAAGTCAACGCCATCGCCCCCGCGCTGATCATGTTTCATCAGCATGACGGCGAGCAGTATCGCCGGCAGGCGCTGGATAAATCTCTGATGAAAATAGCGCCGGGCGAAGAGGAGATTGTGCGGCTCGTCGACTATCTGCTCGCCAGCCGTTATATCACCGGAAAAACGCTGGGGCTTGACGGCGGCAGATCGCTGCGCTGA
- the dauA gene encoding C4-dicarboxylic acid transporter DauA yields the protein MKTHGINGIKPFSALIEACWREKYTLQRLTQDIIAGTTVGIIAIPLAMALAIASGVPPQYGLYTAAIAGIVIAVSGGSRYSVSGPTAAFVVILYPVSQQYGLSGLLVATLLSGVFMLLMGVCRLGRLIEYIPLSVTLGFTSGIAITIGTMQIKDFFGLQMAVVPEHYVEKVGALAQSIPTLQLGDTLIGITSLAVLIGWPKLGIRLPGHLPALLAGVAVMGILSLFGVEVATIGSRFSYLLADGTQGQGIPPILPQLVLPWDVTTPGGRAMTLDWQSISALLPAAFSMAMLGAIESLLCAVVLDGMTGRKHNSNAELMGQGFGNIIAPFFGGITATAAIARSAANVRAGATSPVSAVIHSLVVLLALLALAPWLSYLPLAAMASLLLLVAWNMSEAHKVIDLLRHGPKDDIIVMLLCMSLTVLFDMVIAITVGIVLASLLFMRRIARMTKLSELPETRAPHQLVLRVNGPLFFAAAERIFSDLLARSQDYQTIILQWDAVPVLDAGGLNALLRFSDTLPAGKHLIITDIPFQPLKTLARANVHPIAGRLSFYASLAQALEATAEESKAAK from the coding sequence ATGAAAACGCATGGAATTAACGGCATTAAACCGTTTAGCGCGCTTATTGAAGCGTGCTGGCGCGAAAAATATACATTACAACGACTTACCCAGGATATTATAGCCGGCACCACGGTTGGTATTATCGCTATCCCTCTAGCCATGGCGCTGGCGATCGCCAGCGGGGTTCCTCCTCAATACGGGTTATATACGGCGGCCATCGCCGGGATCGTTATCGCGGTCAGCGGCGGCTCCCGCTATAGCGTTTCAGGTCCCACCGCGGCCTTTGTGGTGATTTTGTATCCGGTATCCCAACAGTACGGACTGTCGGGACTGCTGGTCGCCACCCTGCTCTCCGGCGTATTTATGCTGCTGATGGGAGTATGCCGCCTGGGGCGGCTGATCGAATATATCCCGCTGTCGGTCACACTGGGCTTTACCTCCGGGATCGCCATTACCATCGGCACCATGCAGATCAAGGATTTCTTTGGTCTGCAGATGGCGGTTGTGCCGGAACACTACGTTGAAAAAGTCGGGGCGCTGGCGCAGTCAATACCCACCCTGCAACTGGGCGATACCCTGATTGGCATCACCTCGCTGGCGGTGTTGATCGGCTGGCCTAAATTGGGCATCCGTTTGCCGGGACATCTGCCCGCCTTATTGGCGGGCGTTGCGGTGATGGGGATCCTGTCGCTGTTTGGCGTTGAGGTGGCGACCATCGGCTCCCGCTTCAGCTATCTGCTGGCCGACGGCACTCAGGGCCAGGGCATTCCCCCTATTCTGCCGCAGCTGGTTCTGCCCTGGGACGTCACGACGCCGGGCGGCCGGGCCATGACCCTCGACTGGCAAAGTATCTCCGCCCTGCTGCCCGCCGCGTTTTCCATGGCCATGCTGGGGGCGATTGAGTCCCTGCTGTGCGCCGTGGTGCTGGACGGCATGACCGGCAGAAAACACAATTCCAACGCCGAACTGATGGGACAGGGCTTCGGCAATATTATCGCCCCGTTCTTCGGCGGCATCACCGCCACCGCCGCCATCGCCCGTTCGGCCGCCAACGTGCGCGCCGGAGCGACGTCGCCGGTGTCGGCCGTCATCCACTCGCTGGTGGTGCTGCTGGCGCTGCTGGCGCTGGCGCCATGGCTATCCTATCTGCCGCTGGCGGCGATGGCCTCGCTATTGCTGCTCGTCGCCTGGAATATGAGCGAAGCCCACAAGGTTATCGATCTGCTGCGCCACGGGCCGAAAGACGACATTATCGTTATGCTGCTGTGCATGTCGCTGACCGTATTGTTTGATATGGTCATCGCCATTACGGTGGGGATTGTACTGGCGTCGCTGCTGTTTATGCGTCGCATCGCCCGGATGACCAAACTGAGCGAACTACCGGAAACCCGCGCGCCGCATCAGTTGGTGCTGCGCGTCAACGGCCCGCTGTTCTTTGCCGCCGCCGAACGCATTTTCAGCGACCTGCTGGCGCGCAGCCAGGATTATCAAACCATTATCCTGCAGTGGGATGCCGTACCGGTGCTGGATGCGGGAGGGCTGAATGCCTTACTGCGTTTCAGCGACACATTGCCGGCAGGCAAGCACCTGATTATTACCGACATTCCCTTCCAGCCGTTAAAAACGTTGGCGCGGGCGAACGTCCACCCGATAGCGGGACGTCTCAGTTTTTACGCTTCCTTGGCTCAGGCGCTTGAAGCTACCGCCGAAGAGAGCAAGGCGGCGAAATAA
- the chaA gene encoding sodium-potassium/proton antiporter ChaA, which produces MKSYSEVVKTRHQEYSLILPIVSLIVLFLWGDTQDFLAILGINLLALVGILFSAFSVVRHADVLAHRLGEPYGSLILSLSVVILEVSLISALMATGDAGPDLMRDTLYSIIVIVTGGLVGFALLLGGRKFATQYVNLSGIKQYLMAIFPLSVIVLVFPSALPGGNFSVGQSLLVALISAVMYGVFLLIQTRTHQSLFVYEHEDEGDDPHHGKPSAYSSLWHSVWLLIHLIAVISVTKMDSQPLEALLTEMNAPAQFTGFLVALLILSPEGLGAIRAVLRNQVQRAMNLFFGSVLATISLTVPAVTIIAMLTGQTLNFGLDMPHIVVMLTVLVLCHITFSTGRTNVLSGSAHLAMFAAYLMTIML; this is translated from the coding sequence ATGAAGTCTTACTCTGAGGTTGTCAAAACCCGTCATCAGGAATATTCACTTATCCTGCCGATAGTCTCTCTGATCGTTCTGTTCCTGTGGGGGGACACACAAGACTTCCTCGCCATTCTGGGTATTAATTTACTGGCCTTGGTCGGTATCCTTTTCAGCGCCTTCAGCGTTGTCCGTCATGCCGATGTGCTGGCCCACCGCTTAGGTGAACCCTATGGTTCGCTGATCCTCAGCCTGTCGGTGGTCATCCTGGAAGTCAGTCTGATTTCGGCCTTGATGGCCACCGGCGACGCCGGACCGGATCTGATGCGCGACACGCTCTATTCCATTATCGTGATCGTTACCGGCGGTCTGGTCGGTTTCGCGCTGCTGCTGGGCGGCCGCAAGTTTGCCACGCAGTACGTCAATCTGAGCGGAATCAAGCAGTATTTAATGGCCATTTTTCCGCTGTCGGTTATCGTGCTGGTTTTCCCCAGCGCCCTGCCCGGCGGTAATTTCAGCGTGGGGCAATCCCTGCTTGTCGCGCTGATTTCCGCCGTGATGTACGGCGTATTCCTGCTGATCCAGACCCGCACTCATCAAAGCCTGTTTGTCTATGAACATGAAGACGAAGGCGACGATCCGCATCACGGCAAGCCGTCGGCGTACAGTTCGCTATGGCACTCGGTATGGTTGCTGATCCACCTGATTGCGGTTATCAGCGTCACCAAGATGGACTCGCAGCCGCTGGAAGCGCTGCTGACGGAAATGAATGCGCCGGCCCAGTTTACCGGCTTCCTGGTCGCCCTGCTGATCCTGTCGCCGGAAGGACTGGGCGCCATCCGGGCGGTGCTGAGAAACCAGGTGCAGCGGGCGATGAATCTGTTTTTCGGCTCGGTGCTGGCCACTATTTCACTGACTGTGCCCGCCGTAACCATTATCGCCATGCTCACCGGCCAGACGCTGAACTTCGGCCTGGATATGCCGCATATCGTGGTGATGCTGACCGTGCTGGTGTTGTGCCATATTACGTTTTCAACCGGCAGGACCAACGTGCTCAGCGGCAGCGCCCACCTGGCGATGTTCGCCGCCTACCTGATGACCATCATGCTCTAA
- a CDS encoding gamma-glutamylcyclotransferase, protein MLTRDFLQKADCRTSFGRIEETLLLTPQQRADSLAQTLARRPDKSPVWVFGYGSLMWNPVFDAEEAGLATLHDWHRVFCLRLTAGRGTVGRPGRMLALQPGGQTTGLAFRLAEASLREDLELLWKREMLTGCYRPEWCELQRQNGDTVTALVFVSASGHPLVEEDTCIHRVAPLIAQASGPLGTNAQYLFALEQELQNHGMADDELSELARLVRMLQQQPAADSQEHDG, encoded by the coding sequence GTGTTAACACGTGATTTTTTGCAGAAAGCAGATTGTAGAACGTCTTTTGGCCGTATTGAGGAAACCTTATTACTTACGCCGCAGCAGCGAGCCGATTCGTTGGCGCAGACGCTGGCCCGACGCCCTGATAAAAGCCCGGTGTGGGTATTCGGTTATGGTTCGCTGATGTGGAATCCGGTTTTTGACGCCGAAGAAGCCGGTCTGGCGACGCTTCACGACTGGCACCGGGTTTTTTGCCTGCGGCTGACGGCCGGACGGGGCACGGTTGGCCGCCCCGGGCGCATGCTGGCGCTGCAGCCGGGCGGGCAGACCACCGGTCTGGCCTTTCGTCTGGCGGAAGCTTCGCTGCGTGAGGATTTAGAGCTGTTGTGGAAGCGTGAAATGCTGACCGGGTGTTACCGCCCGGAGTGGTGTGAGTTGCAGCGGCAAAATGGTGACACTGTCACCGCTCTGGTGTTTGTTTCCGCCTCCGGGCATCCGCTGGTTGAAGAGGACACCTGTATTCACCGGGTTGCGCCGCTGATTGCCCAGGCCAGCGGCCCGCTGGGAACCAACGCGCAGTATCTGTTTGCGCTGGAACAAGAGTTGCAAAACCACGGTATGGCGGATGACGAGCTAAGCGAGCTGGCCCGTCTGGTACGTATGCTACAGCAGCAGCCCGCGGCCGATAGCCAGGAGCATGACGGCTGA